CAACTCGCTCCTTGAAGGGGTGGTATTCGGCGGAAGAAGCGCAAAGGCGGCAGTGTCCGATTCCCTGAATATGGAAATCACCGAGCAGGAAGTACAGACGGAAGAGAAATATACCGAAACCGATTACACCGAATCATTAAAATTCATTCAGGAAACAATGTGGAAGTATGTCAGCGTTTCCAGAAATGAAACCGGGCTCAAAACCGCAGTCAGTGAACTGGAAAAATTTCTGAAAAAGTTTGAAGGCAGAATCCCCGCTGACCGCAGAACGGCAGAGCTTAAGAACCTCGCTCAGTCCGGGCTTCTGATGGCTTATGCTGCGCTGGCAAGAAAAGGCAGCCGCGGCGGGCATTACAGAGACGACATGCCGGAAAAAATAACCGAAGACTACCATATATATTTCAGCAATGCCGAATTTAATCCTCATCTCAGGTGATAAGAAGCCGATCTCCACGGGGGACGGCTCCATATCATTCTACAACCTCACATACAAACAGGCTTACCACGCAAAAAGCATAGGCACTTTCACCGAAAGCCTGCACAAGTTTGTAATCCCTTCGGAAATTGTGGAAAAGCTGAAAAAAGGTCATGTACGCCTGCTGGACATCTGCCTCGGAATCGGCGCTAATCTCGCTGTGACATTTCATGAAATTGAAAAGCTTGATATTCCGAAGGAGCACAGACTCCAGATAGTAAGCCTTGAGAAGGATCACAGCCTTGTCCAGCTTATACAGAAAACAGCTTCGCTCTCCCCGCCGGACGGGTACAGAATTCTCCGCAGACTGCTTTATGAAGGAACATGCGGCAGATACGGGCTGGATGTTATGTACGGTGATGCGGTGAACAGTCTGGACAGGCTTGAGGCTCCGTTTGACGCTGTGTACTTTGACCCTTTCAGTAAGAGAAAGAACGCGGAAATGTGGACAGAGAGCGTGTTCAGGAATTTACACAGAATACTTAAGGATGACGGAAAAGTCGTTACCTATTCATGCGCTAAAGGGGTGAGGGAGGATATGAAGAAGGCGGGGTTTGCCGTTTCAGACATTCCCCGCCTTCCTGATGGCTTTCAGTCAGGAACTGTAGCTATGAAAAACTAGTCTGCACACTAGTCTGCATGTTGGGATTTGTAGTAAACAGCAGTCCAGAAACCTGCGATAGCCGAAACACAAATGATACCTAAAAGCATTGCCATTTCTTCCTCCATACGCAGAACGTGTTTCCGGAAGTTTTTTAAGCCGGAAAACTGCGTCCGTTTTTTTTATTCTCTGTGGTCTGAGATAATAATAGATCCCTGAAAAAATAAAACAACTCTAATTTTTGTCTCTAATTAACTGTTCGTAGAACAAAACGCGTTTTATTGTTATAATTTGCTATTAACTATGAATTTATTTGTTAATCAGTTTACTTTGCATACAAAACAAATAACTTCTTTTTAAAATCAGACACCTTGAATCATATGTTAACGGGAGCAGATCTCATTACCTTACCCGCAGGTATTTCAGCACCTCAGATTTAATTATGAATTACAGTTCATAAGCAAAAAATGCAGTCAGAAGTTATTTTCATGCATCCGGAACTTTGATATTGCGCATGCATCTGCTATGGTCTAATTTTACTGATTACGCATTGGCAGGTGATGTTTGGAGCTGATGTTAATTCTTGCGGCAGGCTCTTTTTTCTGGGCGCTCCTGATAAACGCCTTCGGCAGGTTTGAGAGAAGAACCCTTTACATGTCCCTTCTGGTGGCTTTTGCCGCAGGTTCCGCTGCATACCATCCGGCAGCATGGCTGAATACCCTCTTTCTTGACACCGCAGGTATAGAGATGAACGCCGTCAACCTGCCGAAATCCGCCACAGCGGCCTACTCCGCCTTCGTCGGGATAAACGAGGAATTTCTCAAATGCATTATAACCTTTCTTATCATCAAGGATTCTGATAACTACCGCAGACCGCTCCAGGGATTCATATACGCAGCCTCAGCAGGACTGGGCTTTGCCGTGATTGAAAACATATACTACCTGAACGGGCTGAACACCCAGATGCTGCTTATGCGCCTTGGTATTTCCACACCTCTGCACATCGTCCTTGCATTAATCTGGGCAGCCGGAATGAACGCGGCAAAATTCGGCGGATGCAGGTTCCTTCACTGCACAGCGGGCTATATCTTTGTGGCTGCGGCGCTGCACGGAACATATAACTATCAGGCGCTGTACGCACGTTCAGTGGGCGAAAGCGCAGTGAAAACACTGACAGTTCTCACTGTTTCTGCGGTTACGGCATTCTTTTTCATAAGGCATCACAAAAACAGATAAAGGTTATTATTACCCTTTTACTAAGTGATAGATTATGGTAATTTATTAAACATTGCGTTTTGAGCAAATGATAAGGCTGTGAATACTATGAGCTTGTTCAACCCTGACGAACAGAAAAAAACTGAAAACCCATCAGGAAGCCATCTGCCGGAGGACGGGGGCTGTTCCCTGTTCAGAGCAGTATTTGAACAGAGCGCCGACGCAGTTATCATAACCAGCCTTAAAAGCGAAATCTCCTTCTTTAATCCCGCAGCAGTCCGCATGTTCGGAATGAACTCAGAACAGCTTTCCAGACAGAATATTAACTCCCTCGCATTCGGCCGCAGGATAATTCAGAATGATGAACTGAAAAAGCTCACCAAAGGGGAATATCCGGAAGGACTGAGGACAGAAAACCTTTACATGAATAAGAACGGCTTTTTCTGGGGGAATACAGCCATATCCCTGATCGCAGGGCAGAAAAATGAAAAAACATATTTAATGTTTGTCATCAGGGACATAACCACGGAGAAAAATCTCAGGGAAGAGCTCTTCACCAGCAGGGAGCAGCTCCAGAACATGCTGGACTTTGTAAACAGCATGGTTGTTGTAACCAACGGCACAGAGATGCGCAACTGCAATAAAAATATGCTCAGCTTCTTCGGCTATGACTCTCTGGCGGATTTCAGAGAGCATAACGGCTGCATATGCGACATGTTTGTACCTCAGGACGGTTATCTCACTGAAAACAGGCGGGGGCACTGGCTGAAAAAGGTTCTGCGGAACAAGGCTTCCTCCGGTGATACAAAAGTTGCCATAAAAGACCCGAAGACATCATCCATCCGCTTTTTTATGGTGGATATTCAGCCCTTTCCCGGCGAAAAGTATTACTACATAGTTTCATTCACCGACATCACTGAGCTTGAAAACCAGAAAAAGCTTCTGGAAGACACCAACATATCCCTGGAAGAGAAGATAAACCGCCGCAGCAGGGAACTTTTTGAGAGCTACCGCAAGCTGGCCGCCAATGAGGAGATACTGTCCGTTATATTCAACATGGCCAGCATCGGAATAGCGATGGTGGATGACAAAGGCCGGTATGTGCGCGTAAACAGCCGCTTCTGCGAGATGTACAGGCTGAAAGAACATAATGTTATAAACTCCGGCTTTGAAACAGTTCTCCACGAAAGCCTGCGGGAGGACATGCGCAGACTGTTCATAAAATACCGTGACGGACAGGTCCGGCGCATAGCCTCAGAATGGAAGATAAAGCGTGTTGATGAAACCGTTATGGACATGCTGATGACAACCAAGTGGGTGACAATGTATGACGGCAAGCGCTATCTTATCTCCACCCATCTTGACATAACCGATAAAAACAAACTGCAGCAGAAGCAGAGAGAGCAGGAAAGGATGCTTGTCCAGCAGTCCAAAATGGCAGCCATGGGCGAAATGATCGGAGCTATAGCACATCAGTGGAAACAGCCCCTGAACGCCATTGCCCTTATTGCTCAGTGTTTTAAGGATGACTATGACTATAAGGAGCTCACCCTTGAGGCGGTGAATGAGCATGTGAACGGCATACTGAAGCAGGTCGGCTTCATGGCGGCCACTATTGATGATTTCAGAAACTTTTTCAAACCCGCCAGAAGCATGCAGTTCTTTGACATTTCAGCCGCAGTGGGGGACATAGTCAACCTTATGCTGCCTCAGCTTAAAGTAAACTATATAGCAGTGTACATAGACAATGCAGGCACAGAGAAATACGGTTCGGAAGTATCAGGCTATCCGAATGAGTTTAAACAGGTGATCCTGAACCTCATAGCAAACTCCAAAGATGCCATTGCCGAAAGAAGAAACCGGAAAACACTGAAAAATTCGGAAGCAGGCACAATAAACATCAGGATAGAATCAAACGAAAGACAGGTAAAAATCACATTCTCAGACAACGGAGGAGGAATACCGGACGAGGCTATGCACAGGCTTTTTGAGCCCTACTTCACAACAAAGGGCACAGGTTCGGGTATAGGCCTGTATATGTGCAGAACAATTATTGAAGGGAAAATGAAGGGAAAAATCAGCGCTCGCAATATCACAGACGGAGCTGAGTTCACTATCGTGCTGGAAAAATTCATTGAGGGGAGTCAGTTATGAAAAATCTGAAGGACATCAGGCTTCTTTTTGTGGAGGATGAGCTGCTTATGCAGAAATCCATCGAAAAGATACTAGCCAAACACATTAAGGAGTTCCGGCTTGCCGTAAACGGGGAAGAAGGGCTGAAAATCCACGGCGAAATGAAACCGGACATCATAGTAACAGACCTTGATATGCCTGTTATGAATGGAATCCAGATGATTTCTGCGATCAGAAAGACAGACATCGTAACACCGATCATCATAATCACAGCCTTTGAGGATCAGGCGGAAGTGGCCAACGGAGCCGACTTCT
The genomic region above belongs to Geovibrio ferrireducens and contains:
- a CDS encoding PAS domain S-box protein, producing MSLFNPDEQKKTENPSGSHLPEDGGCSLFRAVFEQSADAVIITSLKSEISFFNPAAVRMFGMNSEQLSRQNINSLAFGRRIIQNDELKKLTKGEYPEGLRTENLYMNKNGFFWGNTAISLIAGQKNEKTYLMFVIRDITTEKNLREELFTSREQLQNMLDFVNSMVVVTNGTEMRNCNKNMLSFFGYDSLADFREHNGCICDMFVPQDGYLTENRRGHWLKKVLRNKASSGDTKVAIKDPKTSSIRFFMVDIQPFPGEKYYYIVSFTDITELENQKKLLEDTNISLEEKINRRSRELFESYRKLAANEEILSVIFNMASIGIAMVDDKGRYVRVNSRFCEMYRLKEHNVINSGFETVLHESLREDMRRLFIKYRDGQVRRIASEWKIKRVDETVMDMLMTTKWVTMYDGKRYLISTHLDITDKNKLQQKQREQERMLVQQSKMAAMGEMIGAIAHQWKQPLNAIALIAQCFKDDYDYKELTLEAVNEHVNGILKQVGFMAATIDDFRNFFKPARSMQFFDISAAVGDIVNLMLPQLKVNYIAVYIDNAGTEKYGSEVSGYPNEFKQVILNLIANSKDAIAERRNRKTLKNSEAGTINIRIESNERQVKITFSDNGGGIPDEAMHRLFEPYFTTKGTGSGIGLYMCRTIIEGKMKGKISARNITDGAEFTIVLEKFIEGSQL
- a CDS encoding tRNA (5-methylaminomethyl-2-thiouridine)(34)-methyltransferase MnmD; translated protein: MPNLILISGDKKPISTGDGSISFYNLTYKQAYHAKSIGTFTESLHKFVIPSEIVEKLKKGHVRLLDICLGIGANLAVTFHEIEKLDIPKEHRLQIVSLEKDHSLVQLIQKTASLSPPDGYRILRRLLYEGTCGRYGLDVMYGDAVNSLDRLEAPFDAVYFDPFSKRKNAEMWTESVFRNLHRILKDDGKVVTYSCAKGVREDMKKAGFAVSDIPRLPDGFQSGTVAMKN
- a CDS encoding PrsW family glutamic-type intramembrane protease produces the protein MLILAAGSFFWALLINAFGRFERRTLYMSLLVAFAAGSAAYHPAAWLNTLFLDTAGIEMNAVNLPKSATAAYSAFVGINEEFLKCIITFLIIKDSDNYRRPLQGFIYAASAGLGFAVIENIYYLNGLNTQMLLMRLGISTPLHIVLALIWAAGMNAAKFGGCRFLHCTAGYIFVAAALHGTYNYQALYARSVGESAVKTLTVLTVSAVTAFFFIRHHKNR
- a CDS encoding response regulator transcription factor is translated as MKNLKDIRLLFVEDELLMQKSIEKILAKHIKEFRLAVNGEEGLKIHGEMKPDIIVTDLDMPVMNGIQMISAIRKTDIVTPIIIITAFEDQAEVANGADFSLIKPILKKRLFELLELCVEKLNKN